One window from the genome of Montipora foliosa isolate CH-2021 chromosome 5, ASM3666993v2, whole genome shotgun sequence encodes:
- the LOC138004084 gene encoding uncharacterized protein produces MSRESTCQQSRGNSGCTSLAKSKLVPKTSQASGGATNCHPSQEESVSAAGDKTATPTTGETNTVGMSLVRKRYEERGFSEKTTDIIMLSWRDSSRKQYDVHIRKWLLFCGTREIDPVHADIKDALEFLADMFGNNLSYSSINSARSALSAILQTSQSHTFGEHPDVKRFMKGIYQIRPPMPRYNKTWDVNIVLQYLQSMARATELSIKDLTLKLVMLTALTTAGREQTLHLLNLEGMVKDDSCLVFVVSSNVKQSRPTSSLTERTVKLKAYPFEEILCVFHTCSVYIDKTSCLRGQETQLLLTHQKPHRRASRDSIRRWIQSVMQSAGVDVTIYKPHSVRSAAASKAKANHATLDEIMKTAGWSSAATFAKFYDKEIVSDVTFSDAVLGN; encoded by the coding sequence ATGTCTAGAGAAAGTACATGCCAACAAAGCAGAGGGAATTCTGGTTGTACCTCTTTGGCCAAGTCAAAGCTGGTACCCAAAACTTCTCAGGCTTCTGGTGGAGCCACCAATTGTCATCCATCCCAAGAGGAATCTGTTAGTGCTGCCGGGGACAAGACAGCTACACCCACTACGGGAGAAACTAACACTGTTGGCATGTCTCTTGTCAGGAAACGTTATGAAGAACGAGgattttctgagaaaacaacCGACATTATCATGCTGTCATGGAGGGACTCCTCTAGAAAACAATATGATGTCCACATCCGCAAATGGCTTTTATTCTGCGGTACAAGGGAAATTGATCCAGTTCATGCAGATATAAAGGATGCCCTAGAATTTCTCGCTGATATGTTTGGAAATAACCTCAGCTACAGCAGTATAAACTCAGCCCGCTCAGCACTTTCTGCTATCCTGCAGACTTCACAAAGTCACACTTTTGGTGAACACCCAGACGTGAAGCGGTTTATGAAGGGCATTTATCAGATCAGGCCACCCATGCCTAGATACAACAAAACATGGGACGTTAATATTGTTCTACAGTACTTGCAGTCAATGGCCAGGGCAACAGAACTCTCAATTAAGGACTTGaccttaaagttagtaatgctAACAGCACTTACTACCGCAGGCAGAGAACAAACCTTACATTTACTGAACCTTGAAGGAATGGTTAAAGATGACAGTTGTCTTGTATTTGTTGTAAGCAGCAATGTTAAGCAAAGTAGGCCTACAAGTTCTCTTACAGAACGTACTGTTAAGTTAAAGGCCTATCCGTTTGAGGAAATACTGTGCGTTTTTCACACATGTTCTGTTTATATTGATAAAACTAGTTGTTTAAGGGGACAGGAAACCCAACTATTGTTAACTCACCAAAAGCCTCACAGGAGGGCTAGTAGAGACTCTATCAGAAGATGGATACAGTCAGTAATGCAATCAGCTGGTGTGGATGTGACTATCTATAAACCACATAGTGTTCGGTCGGCTGCAGCATCCAAAGCGAAAGCTAATCATGCCACACTTGACGAGATTATGAAAACTGCTGGCTGGTCCTCAGCAGCCACTTTTGCTAAGTTTTATGATAAGGAAATAGTCTCAGATGTAACCTTCTCTGATGCGGTTCTGGGAAATTAA